The proteins below come from a single Miscanthus floridulus cultivar M001 chromosome 1, ASM1932011v1, whole genome shotgun sequence genomic window:
- the LOC136465037 gene encoding ATP-dependent Clp protease proteolytic subunit-related protein 2, chloroplastic-like — protein MALYDTMLSLKSPIGTHCLSFAFSLAGFILAAGEKGSRTGMPLCRISLQSPAGAARGQADDIENEANELIRIKNYLYGKLADHTGHSVEKIHEDLSRVKRFDAGGALEYGIIDRIIRPSRIKKEGSTAQRRDMRNLGLG, from the exons ATGGCGCTATATGATACCATGCTAAGTCTAAAAAGTCCAATTGGTACGCACTGCTTGAGCTTTGCTTTCAGCCTGGCAGGATTTATTCTTGCAGCTGGTGAAAAG GGTTCACGTACTGGTATGCCTCTATGCCGGATTTCACTTCAGTCTCCTGCTGGAGCAGCTCGAGGGCAG GCTGATGATATAGAAAATGAAGCAAACGAGCTTATTCGTATCAAGAACTATCTCTATGGCAAACTCGCAGACCACACAGGTCATTCTGTCGAGAAG ATCCATGAGGACCTCTCTAGGGTGAAGCGTTTCGATGCTGGAGGGGCTCTTGAATATGGGATTATTGACCGTATTATCAGGCCTTCTAGGATCAAGAAAGAGGGCTCCACTGCCCAAAGGAGAGATATGCGAAACCTAGGACTTGGCTAA